TGACCGCTGGAGCCGGGAAGCCCTGCTGGACCACCAGAAGCAGGCCCTCCAGCACCTCATTGAACACGCCGTGAACCACTCCCCTTACTACCGTCACCTGTACGGGGGGCGAACCGACCTCCCCCTGGAGGCCCTCCCGGTAATCACCAAAAAGGAATTGATGGAGCACTTCGATCAGGTGGTCACCGACACCCGCCTCACCCGGGCTGAACTGGAACGTCACCTGCAGGGGGATTTGAAGTCCCCTCACCTCGGGACCCACCAGGTGTGCATGACCTCCGGCACCAGCGGATTGCGGGGCATTTTTCCGTTCAACGAAGCGGAATGGTTGATGGTGATGGCCTCTTACGCCCGGGCGTACAGTTGGGCCGGGGCCACCCCCACGTTGTTCAGGCACATCAAGATGGCGGTGGGGTCCACCACCACCCGCTGGCACCAGTCCTTGCAGGTCGGGGAGACCGCCCACAGTCCCTTCGTGCCGACCTTGCGCCTGGACGTCACCGATCCGTTGGTGGAGAACGTCGTGAAACTCAATCCATTCCAGCCGGACGTGCTGGTGGCGTACAGCTCCATGGGCCGCCAACTGGCCCTCGAGCAACAAAAGCACCGCCTGGACATCCACCCGAAAGTGGTGATGCTGGCCAGCGAGGTGCTCACCGACAGCACCAGAAAATTGATTGAGGACACCTGGGGGGTGACGCCTTTCAACGTGTATGGCCTCACCGAGGGGGCCACGGTGGCCGCCGAATGCCCCCACCACCGCCTGCATGTGTTTGAAGACCTGGTGATCGCAGAAGTGGTGGATGAACAGAACCGGCCCGTCCCGGTGGGAGAGGTGGGCAGCAAGGTGCTGCTGACGGTGCTGTTCGGCCGCACCTTGCCCTTGATCCGTTACGAGGTCACCGACCGGCTGGTGGAGTCCGAAGAAACCTGCCCGTGCGGGATGCCGTACCGCACCCTGAGACCTATTGAGGGCCGCAAGGAGAACCCTTTGCGCCTGCAGGACAGGGCAGGGAGGTGGGTGGAGGTGCACCCGAACCTGTTTGAGGACGTGCTGGGTCCCCTCCCGGTGGGACCGTGGCAGGTTGGGGTGCAAGGGCGGGTGCTGCACGTGCACGTCAGTGGGGATGGGGTGCCGGACGTGCAGAGGCAGGCGGTGCAACACCGCCTGCAAAAGGCCCTCCAGCAACTGGGGCTCGACCAGCAGGTGCAGGTGCATTTCGGGAGGGAGGTGAAGCGCGGCCTGAGCGGGAAACCCATGGGCAACCTGGTCGGACCGTGACCTTGCAGGGGCCCTTCAACCTCGGGGCCAGGGGACGTCCACCACCACTGCACGCACGGCCAGCACCAGCACGGCAAAGGTGAACACCATGCGCACCACCCGTTCAGGCAGGTTTCGGGTCCAGATGGCCCCGAGTTGGGCCCCCCAGAACATCACCAGGGCCATGGCTAGGGCCACCGGCCACACCACCAGTCCCTGCAGGGCGAAGACGATCACGGCGATCAGCGAGGAGAACACATTCAGCCACTTGGTGCCCACCACCGCCTCTTTCAGG
This sequence is a window from Deinococcus cellulosilyticus NBRC 106333 = KACC 11606. Protein-coding genes within it:
- a CDS encoding phenylacetate--CoA ligase family protein; translation: MKLRQLLPLLHHREVLISRDRWSREALLDHQKQALQHLIEHAVNHSPYYRHLYGGRTDLPLEALPVITKKELMEHFDQVVTDTRLTRAELERHLQGDLKSPHLGTHQVCMTSGTSGLRGIFPFNEAEWLMVMASYARAYSWAGATPTLFRHIKMAVGSTTTRWHQSLQVGETAHSPFVPTLRLDVTDPLVENVVKLNPFQPDVLVAYSSMGRQLALEQQKHRLDIHPKVVMLASEVLTDSTRKLIEDTWGVTPFNVYGLTEGATVAAECPHHRLHVFEDLVIAEVVDEQNRPVPVGEVGSKVLLTVLFGRTLPLIRYEVTDRLVESEETCPCGMPYRTLRPIEGRKENPLRLQDRAGRWVEVHPNLFEDVLGPLPVGPWQVGVQGRVLHVHVSGDGVPDVQRQAVQHRLQKALQQLGLDQQVQVHFGREVKRGLSGKPMGNLVGP